In Dehalococcoidales bacterium, the DNA window CCGGTGCTGGAGCGCAACCTGTTTTTCACCCTCCAGCTAATGGAAATGGACACGCCGATGGTGGTCTGCCTCAACCAGATGGACATAGCCGAAACCCAGGGGCTGACCATCGATACGGCCAAGATGTCCGGATGGCTGGGGGCGCCGGTGGTGCCCACGGTGGCCGCGCGCGGCCAGGGCATCCCGGAGCTGATGAAAACCGCCATCGCCGCGGCGCGGCAACCGAGCGACAGCGCCGGGCCAACAGATACTGCCCCGGCCGCCCCGGAAACCGGGATTAAACAAGCTGTTCCGGAAAAATCCCGCGGCAGGCACGGACGAAGACCCGGCCGGCATCATCATCACCGCCGCATGGCGCAGTTCCGCGCCGGCCTGGACGCCGGACTGGACGAACTGACGGACACGGTGGCCGCCGCCAGAATGGACATGGACTACCCGCCGCGCTGGGTGGCGCTCAAGCTGCTCGAAGGGGACACGAACATCACCGAACTGGTGAATAAAAAATCGCCGGAAACCGCCGCCGCCGCCGAAATACTCGCCGGGAAGATAGAAGAGGTCTACAAGCAGCCGCGCTTCGCGGCGGTAGCCTCCGAAAGATACGCTTTAGCCTCACAGATAGCCGCCGACGTACAGAGCCGGATAGAAATCAAACCCAGTTTCACCGACCGTCTGGACCGGCTGGCCACGCAGAAGGTGGCCGGGTATATCGTATCGATAATCGTCATCGGCGGGCTGCTGCTGTGGACTTTCACCGTGGGCAACCTGATCTCCGGGCTGCTGGCCAACGCCTTCGCTTTCTTCCAGCCGGTGGACCCGCTGATTAACGGATCGTTCTGGAGCATCATCTGGAACGGGGTATTCGGGGGGTTCGTGGCGGGGGTAACGCTGGTGCTGCCCTACGTCATTCCCTTCTACCTGCTGCTGGCGGCGCTGGAAGACTCCGGCATACTCACCCGCGTGGCTTTCATGCTGGACAGCGCCATGCACCAGATGGGGCTGCACGGCAAGGCCATCATACCGCTGGTGCTCGGGTACGGGTGCTCGGTCCCGGCCATCGCCGCCACGCGCATCATGGGCTCGCGCCGGGAGCGTTTGCTGGCGTCCTTCGCCATTACGTTCGCGCCCTGCACCGCCCGCACCATCATTATCCTGGGGCTGGTATCCGCGTTCATGGGCATCTGGTGGGCGCTGGCGCTTTACGCAGTGGACCTAATCGTCATGTTTATCGCGGGGAAGATAGCTTTAAGGGTGGTCCCGGGGGATACGGCGGGCCTGATAATGGAGATGCACTCCTTTAAAAGGCCGTCCCTGTCCGTCATATTCAAACAGACCTGGGGGCGGACAAAATCGTTGATTATCCTGGTCTTCCCGCTGTACATGGCGGGGTCGGCGGGGGTACAGTTTTTGTACGCTTACGGTATCCTCCAGCCGGTGAGCAATTTCCTATCGCCGCTGACAGTGAACTGGCTGGGACTGCCGGCCAT includes these proteins:
- the feoB gene encoding ferrous iron transport protein B; protein product: MADIASSHTSVPEKGREGGNGKRLTIALAGNANVGKSVIFNQLTGSHQTIGNWPGKTVESAKGFLTFEGYDITIVDLPGIYSLSAFSMEELVTRDYIAKEKPDVIIDVIGAPVLERNLFFTLQLMEMDTPMVVCLNQMDIAETQGLTIDTAKMSGWLGAPVVPTVAARGQGIPELMKTAIAAARQPSDSAGPTDTAPAAPETGIKQAVPEKSRGRHGRRPGRHHHHRRMAQFRAGLDAGLDELTDTVAAARMDMDYPPRWVALKLLEGDTNITELVNKKSPETAAAAEILAGKIEEVYKQPRFAAVASERYALASQIAADVQSRIEIKPSFTDRLDRLATQKVAGYIVSIIVIGGLLLWTFTVGNLISGLLANAFAFFQPVDPLINGSFWSIIWNGVFGGFVAGVTLVLPYVIPFYLLLAALEDSGILTRVAFMLDSAMHQMGLHGKAIIPLVLGYGCSVPAIAATRIMGSRRERLLASFAITFAPCTARTIIILGLVSAFMGIWWALALYAVDLIVMFIAGKIALRVVPGDTAGLIMEMHSFKRPSLSVIFKQTWGRTKSLIILVFPLYMAGSAGVQFLYAYGILQPVSNFLSPLTVNWLGLPAIAGILLIFGFVRKEMILLTMTAIFGANLAGVLTPTQLIVLALVGMLYIPCLSTVGILAREFGWKAAAAMSAANLFAALLIGGAASKALEHIL